The DNA region CCGTCTTCGGGCCGACGCCCTCGACACGGGTGAGGTCGGCCATGTCCACGGGGAGATCCGCCCGTAGCTCTACCAGCTCCTCGATCTCCCCGGTTTCGACGTACTCGACGATCTTCGAACCGATGGCGTCCCCAACGCCGTCGATGTCTTCGATCGCCTCCTTGTTCCCCGCGTTCACCAGGTCGGCAATCGGCGCGGGGTGGGCGCCAATCGCCTCGGCCGCCCGCCGGTAGGCCCGCGGTTTGTACTCCACGTCGTCGGCCTCGAGCAGGTCTGCGAACTCCTCGAATCGGGCGGCGAGTTCGGCGTTGGTCGCCATCAGCGACCCCTCCGCGTGCCCGCGTCGGTCTCCCGGCCGAGTGCCTTTTTCAGGAACGACATCCAGCGCTTCTTGTCCGCCGTGTTCTGGGCCCGCTGCTCGCGCTCGAGGTCCGTCGGGCCGAGGTTCTCGAGAGCGTTGAGCGCCCGGTCGATGCCGATGATCGATCGGACGAGTTCCTCGCCCTCCTCTCGACTGATGTCGCCCTCCTCGATCAACTCGAGTCGCTCGAGGCGCTCCCGCCTGAGGTTCCGTTTGGCCTGTTCGACGCGCTCGCGTTCGCCTGCCGGCACCGTCTCCCGGCGCTTGATCTCGAAGACGAACTGCCGGAGATCGATCGACTCGTCCTGGATCGTGATCTCATCGGGAATGTCCGCACCGATGGTCGCGCCATCCCGGTTGACGCGCTCGAGCAACTGTTTTCGCTCGTAGTCTTGCACACGTCGTCATGGGTCTCGAGGGGGCAAAAATCCTTGTTACGCGCTCGCACGGCCGCCGACGTCCGTCCTCGGTTCCGAAGGCCGGGAGACCGGGGACAGAGAACGGGAGAAACCCCAAACCCCATAGCGACGCGTCACATACGGGGCGCCAATGGCAACGTGTGACGTGTGTGGGAAAAACGAAAGCATGCCGTACAACTGTCGGCATTGCGGGGGGACCTACTGCAGCGAACACCGCCTGCCGGAGAACCACAACTGTACAGGGCTCCAGAACTGGAACGATCCGCAGGGAGTCTTCGACAGCGGGTTCGACGATAGTGTCGACAGCAGCGGGAAGACGGCCTCGAGTCTGAGCGACAAATTGCCGTTCAACACAGGGCCCGGCGGGCCGCTGGGGTACTTCCGGGGGAACATGACGTACACGTTCCTGGCGCTCATGTGGATCACGTTCCTGGCGCAATTCGTTACCCGGTTCATCCTCGCTCCGTTCGGATCACCCGGGATGACCTTCGAGTCGGTTCTCACCTATCGGTCTATTTTCGTCCTGACGCCCGCCAACCCCGAGTACGTCTGGACATGGATCACCTCGATTTTCGCTCACGGTGGCTTCATGCACATCGTCTTCAACAGCATCGTTATCTTCTTCTTCGGCCCGCTCGTCGAGCGCTACGTCGGTTCGCGGAACTTCGCGTGGCTCTTTCTCGTCAGCGGCGCCGTCGCCGGGCTGAGCCAGATCAGTATTCAACTGCTCTCTGGTGGCGTCACCCCAACGACCCCCGGCGTCCTCGGTGCCAGTGGTGCCGGCCTGGCGATCATGGGCGTCCTCTCGATTCTGAACCCGAACCTCAAGGTCTATCTCTACTTCATCCTGCCCGTGCCGATCTGGGTGATCGCGGTTGGGTACGCACTTCTCAGCGTCTTCTTCATCGGCGCTGGGGCTGCTGGCGCCGGTGGAACTGCCCACGCGGCTCACCTCGTCGGCCTCCTGATCGGCCTCGCCTACGGCTGGTACGTCAAGCAGAACCGTAACATCAAGACCGCGAATCAGTTCCAGTTAGGCGGTGGCGGTCCAGGCGGCCCGGGCGGTCCTGGCGGTCCCGGTCGCCGACGCTTCTAACGTTTCACACACCGGTCCCCGAACAGCCCACTCTCGACGCCCTCACACGCTAGCTAATCGCTGACCCCTTTCACCACGCACATGACACGCATCCATCGTCCCGACCTCGTCCCCGACGCCGCGCTCTCGAGAGCCGACATGGAAGCCATGCAGCACGAAATCGCTCGCGAGGCCGTCTTCGAGGACGACTTCGCGTTCGACCTCGAGACGCTGACGAACCCGTTGGCAGCGACCTCGGCCTCGACCTCGAGCGGGAGCGGGGGTGGTAGCAGTAACGGGAGCGGCAGCAGCCGCCACACCGGGTCTACCACCCAACCAGTCGTCGCCGGCGTCGACCAGTCCTTCCTGCTCGATTCGGAACCCGAACGCGCACTCAGCGCCATCGTCGTTACGCAGGGTGACGAGGTCCTCGAGCGCGTCTTCGCCGTCACGCCCCTCGAGATTCCCTACGTCCCGGGCCTGCTCTCGTTCCGCGAGGGCGGCCCGATCCTCGAGGCCGTCGAGAACCTGACGACCGACCCCGACATGTTCCTGTTCGACGGGAGCGGTCGCATCCACTTCCGGGAGGCCGGTATCGCGACTCACATGGGCGTCGTCCTGGACGCCCCCAGCGTCGGCGTCGCCAAGAGCCTGCTCTGTGGCGAGGCGACGGGCGACCTCGAGAACCTCGCCGCCGGCACCCGCGTCCCAATCGAAGCGAACGCGCGCGTCGAAACTGATCCGGGAACGCTCCTAGGGTACGCCGTCCAGACGAAGCAGTACGACTCGCCAAACCGCTACGTCAACCCGCTGTACGTCAGTCCTGGCCACCGCGTCGGTCCGGAAACCGCGGCCGACCTGGCCCTCGCGCTCTCGACGGGCTACAAGCTCCCAGAGCCGGTTCGACTGGCCGACAGCTACGCCGACGAGGCGAAAGGCGAGTTGGACTAACCGCCTCGAGTCGCGGCGGCATCGTGAACTCAGGAAATAACGGATAGGTGCTTTCTCCGGCCCCATTAGTTATCCGCCAGACGGAATACGTCGGCCGATGGGGAACGTGACGACCTGAGTGCCGGGATCGACGCCATCGTCCACTTCGCGTTCCTGGGTGGCCTTGCCTGGGCGACCGGTCGGCCGTTCCTGTTCCGAGCCTCGGCCCTTCGGCGTCACTGTGAGTTCGGCGACGAGGCCGGGGCTCGAGGCGCGACTTGGATCACTCGACAGAGTGGGGTGGGTCGTCCCGTTCTCGCGTCGTCTCCGTCTCGCCGTCGGTTTCGTCGGTGGTCGCGTCGAGTTCGCTGTCGCGGTCGACTACGACCCCTTCGCCCCCGTCGATTGTGTCCTCGGCGTCGCTTCGCTCGCTCGAGGTCGAACCCGAATCCGAACCCGAATCCGAGTCCGACATCGTCGTCGCCGGCACCCCCGCCACGATCTCGCCCGGCGGAACGTCCCGCGTCACGAGCGAGTTCGCCGCGACGCTTGCACCGGCACCGATCTCGACACCGGGGAGGATGATCGCCCCGGCGCCGATCATCGCCCGCTCGCCGACGACGACCTCCCCCGTTCGATACTCGTGCTGGAGGAATTCGTGACAGAGAATCGTAGCGTCGTAGCCGACGATGGCGTGATCCTCGAGCGTGATGAGGTCGGGCCAGAACACGTCAGGCGTGGCCTCAAGGCCCCACGAGACGCCCTCACCGACCGTGACGCCGAGGCGTCGCATGAGCCAGCGCTTGAGTTTCAGGCTCGGCGAGGTCCGGATCAGCCAGACGACGACGTAGTTGATCGCCACGCGAAGGGGGTGGCGGGCGCTCGTCCAGTGGCCCAGCGAGTTCGTCGGGCCGGGCGTCGGGTGGCGGTGCACGCGGTCGTGTCTGCGTTTCTGATCGTGCTCGCGCCTGGAGGGGTCATCGGTCACTGCCACGGCATTCGTTCCAATCCTACAAGAAACCAACTGAACGGGGAAAAGTCGGGTGTCCCCCGTTACCGCCCCGGTATCGACCCGTTCAAAGCTGCCCGAGTTGAATCTCGTCGTCGCCGACGTGATCGACGTTGCTTGCGTCGAGTTCGTACGTGTCCTCGCTGGCGTCGCCCCAGCCGAGTTTGGACTTGATCGTGTCGGTCATCCCCGGATCGGGGTTCACGTGTGCGGTATCGCCGTGGACGGATTCGACGATCCCGATTCGGTCGCCGTTTTCGTTCACGACTGGCTTTCCTTCGTCGTCGTCCGTGAAGCGTGCGGACATACGACTTCCTCCGCCGCTCAGTCCAATATAACGCGGGCTTGAAACTGCGCGGGGGTGGTACAGAATCGTGTGGTTTTACTTCCCGCGCAGTTCGTCCATGTGGTCGATACGGCGCTGAACCAGATCGGCTTTCCCGATGTCGTGGCGCACGTGCAGGCCTTCTTCGCCGGCGTCGGAGAGCGCGTCCTCGGCGATTTCCTCGGCTTCGGCGATGGTAGCCGCGAGACCGACGACGGCAAAGGACCTCGAGGTCGTGGTGTAGATTCCGTCCTCCCGCTCGTCCACGCTGGCGTAGTAGAGCAGGGCGTCGCCAGCGCTCTCTCGTCGTTCGTCGCCGCTCGAGCCGCTCGAGTCATCCGAGCCCCGCGCTGCGCGCGCCACGCTCTCTTCGTCGACCTGCACCTTCGCTCCCGCCTCGGGATCGGTGGGGTACCCCGCAGGAACCGCGTACTTACAGATCGTGGCTTGCTCGGCGAACTCGAGGTCGGGCAACGGATCTCGGTTTCGGGCCGCGGTGAGCACCTCGAGGAAGTCGGTCTCGAGGACCGGCAGGGTGTTCATCGCCTCGGGGTCACCGAAGCGGGCGTTGAACTCGACGACCTTCGGCCCCTCAGCGGTGAGCATGAACTGACCGTAGAGAATGCCCTTGTAGCCCTCGAGGGCGTCAACGGTCTCCTCGATGATGTCGACGGCATCCTCGTAGTCGGCCGCCGTCATGAACGGCAGTTCGCGCGTGGCGTCCGAATAGCTCCCCATTCCGCCGGTGTTCGGCCCCTCGTCGCCCTCGTAGGCGCGCTTGTGGTCCTGGACCGCCGGAGCCGTGCGGACGTCGCCGTTCGCGACGAACGCCTGGACGGTGAACTCCTCGCCGACGAGTCGCTCCTCGAGGACGAGGCGGTCGTAGTCGGATTCCCGGATGTAGTCCTTGCCCTCCTCGGCGGTCACCTGATCGCCGATGACCTTGACGCCCTTCCCGCCCGTGAGTCCGGCGGGCTTGACCACGAGGTCGCCGTCGTAGCTATCGATGTAGTCGCAGGCGGCCTCGCCGTCGTCGAATGTCTCGAAGTCGGGACAGCCCGTGATGTCGTTTTCCTGCATGAACCGGCGCTGGAAGGCCTTGTCCGTCTCGATTCGGGCCTCGTCCTGGTTCGGCCCGAAGGCGTAGACGCCCGCGTTCTCGAGCGCGTCGGCAACGCCGGCCTGGAGCGGTGCTTCCGGACCGACGACGGCGATGGTCGCGTCGACGGACTGGGCGTACTCGACCACCGCGTCGGGATCGGTCGTCTCGAGCGTCTCGAACCCGCTCGCCAGGTCGGCGATTCCCGGATTTCGGTTCCCCGCGCAGGCGTACAGGTCGGCCTCGCTGTCGGCCAGGGCGCGCGCGATGGCGTGTTCGCGCCCGCCGCCCCCGATCAGCAGTACGTGCTCGCGCATGATCGAAGTCGGTACGCAGGAACCTGTAAAGGTTGTCCTTTCTCGAGATCCGTCTATGCACGAACGTGTCATATAGGGCGAACCGCTCGTCGATTGCGTCCCGGGTCGACCGACTCGTCGAGCGGTCAGACTCGAGTCGGATGGATCAATGATTATAGGCATCCGCTCGAAACCCAGTCTCAATGCAACAGTACCTCGACCTCGTCGGTTCGGTGCTCTCGGAAGGGGCGTACAAACCCAACCGAACCGGCGTCGACACCATCTCCTCGTTCAGCCAGCACTACGAGATCGACCTCCAGCGAGGCTACCCGCTCCTGACGACCAAGCAGATGGACGGCTACCGCTGGAACTCGATGATCCACGAGATGTGCTGGTACCTCTCCGGCGAGGAGCACATCCGCGACCTGCGCGAGGAGACGAAGATATGGGACGCCTGGGCCGACGACGAGGGCCAACTCGACACGGCCTACGGTCGCTTCTGGCGCCGATTTCCGATTCCCGACGACGAGAGCCGGCTCGAGGGCGAGTCCTGGGCTGACGCCGCCCCCGACGACGCCGATAGCGGAGAGCCCGCCGGAAGCCAGTGGGTCACTCAAGAGGCCGACGGCCGCCAGACGTTCGACCAGCTCCAGTACGTGATCGACCAGCTCTCCGATAATCCGAACTCCCGTCGACTGGTCGTCAACGCCTGGCACCCCGCGAACGCCGCCGTCTCGACCCTCCCGCCCTGTCACTACTCCTTCGTCTTCAACGTCCAGGGCGACCGACTCAACTGCCACCTCACCCAGCGCTCGGGCGACGTGGCCCTCGGCATCCCGTTCAACATCGCGGCCTACGCCCTCCTGACGAAACTCGTCGCCCAGCAGACGGGCCTCGAGGCGGGCACCTTCGGCCACACCATCGTCGACGCCCACGTCTACTGTGGGACCGGCGACCGCGGTCGATGGTACGCGAACAATCTCGAGGCCCTGCAGGACCACCTGGCCGAGGTCGACCCCCGAGAGGACCGCGCAGCCTACGCCGACGTGCGCGAGTGGCTCCTCAAGGAAGCCCCGGACGAAGCCGAGGGCGAGGAACGGTACGATCACGTCCCCAACCTGCTCCGGCAGTGTACGCGCGAGCCGCTCGAGCGCCCGCAACTGAAACTCGCGGACGTGACGATCGACGACCTCTCGGCCGACGACATCGAGCTGGTCGACTACGAGTCACACGACGGACTTCGGTTCGCGGTCGCCGAATGACGGGTTCGTCGCCCGATTCTGACTCGGCCCTCGAGACCGACCTCGAACTCGTGGGAATCGTCGCCGTGGCCGAGAACGGGATCATCGGCCGCGAGGGCGAGATGCCCTGGCACGTCCCCGAGGACCTGGAGCACTTCAAGCGCCGGACCACGGGCCACCCGGTCATCATGGGTCGGGTGACCTACGAGGGAATCCTCGAGGGACTGGGCGAGCCCCTGCCGGGGCGAACCTCCATCGTCCTCACGAGCCGGGACCTCGAGACGCCCGAAAACGTCGTCGTCGCCCACGACCTCGAGGCTGCTTTCGAGGCGGCCGAGCGCGCGGCCGAAGACCGCCACGACGGCACCGATCGTGCGTTCGTCGCAGGGGGCGCAACAGTCTACGAGCAGTTCCTGCCCGCGATAAATCGACTCGTCGTCACCGAGATTCGGGACCGACCCCAGGGTGACACCGCCTTTCCGGAGTGGGACCGCGAGGCATGGACTGAGGTCGACCGCGACGACCGTGACGGCTTCTCGTTCCTCGAGTACGTCAGAACGGCGTGAACGTCCGCAGTTCGTCGAGAACGTCCGAATCTTGACGACACCATCGTGCTCATCGTGCAAACACTCGTCTAGCGATCGAGCACGATTGAGCGACCTGACCGACTAATTGTCGGTAGATCGAGCGTTGCTCGACCATGTTCGGCAACATTTGCGCCGGAAGACCGATAGGTTCACACCTGCCCATTTCCTCAGTTTATACAATATCGATGACGAACGATTCCACAGCCGATCCGTTCGGGGCGATTCGCGAACTCGAGCGAGACGGCGAAACGTACAAATTTGCCGACCTCACCGTGCTCGAAGAGGAAGGGCTCTGTGACCTCTCGAGTCTGCCCGTCAGCATTCGCGTGCTGCTCGAGTCGGTGCTTCGCAACGTCGACGGCGAAATGGTTACCGAAGACGACGTCCGAAACGCCGCGTCCTGGCAACCCGACGTGCCCGACGCCGAGGTGCCATTCAGTCCCTCGCGAGTCGTCCTGCAGGACCTGACCGGCGTCCCCGCCGTAGTCGACCTCGCTGCCCTGCGCTCCGCGGCGGACCGTGCAGGCGAGGACCCCACCATCGTCGAACCCGACGTCCCCTGCGACCTCGTGATCGACCACAGTGTCCAGGTCGACTACTTCGGGAGCGAAGACGCCTACGAGCAGAACGTCGAGCTCGAGTACGAGCGCAACGAAGAGCGCTACCGCGCGATCAAGTGGGCCGAACAGGCCTTCGACGACTTCAACGTCGTGCCGCCGGGAACCGGCATCGTCCACCAGGTCAACCTCGAGTACCTGGGTCAGGTCGTCCACGACCGCGAGGTCGACGGCGAGCAGTGGCTCCTGCCCGACACCCTCGTCGGCACGGACAGCCACACGCCCATGATCGGCGGCATCGGCGTCGTCGGCTGGGGCGTCGGCGGTATCGAGGCCGAAGCCGCGTTGCTCGGTCAGCCGATCACGATGACCCTGCCCGACGTCGTCGGCGTCCGCCTCTCCGGTGAACTCCCCGAGGGCGCGACCGCGACCGACCTCGTGCTCCACATCACCGAGAAGCTCCGTCAAGTCGGCGTTGTCGACAAGTTCGTCGAGTTCTTCGGTCCCGGCGTCTCCCAGCTCTCGGTCGCCGACCGCGCGACCATCTCGAACATGGCGCCCGAACAGGGTTCGACCATCTCCATGTTCCCCGTCGACGAGAAGACGCTAGACTACCTCGAGCTCACCGGTCGCGACGACGAGCACATCGCGTTGGTGAAGGAGTACCTCGAGGCCCAGGGTCTCTTCGGCGATCAGGACCCTGAGTTCACCGAGGTCGTCGAGTTCGATCTTGGTGAAGTGGAACCCAGCCTCGCGGGTCACAAGAAGCCCCACGCCCGCATCCCGATGGGCGACCTCGACGAGCACTTCCCGACGTTGCTCGAGGAAGAGGGAGTGATTGATTCGGGAGCAGCCGAAAGCGACGGCGGCCTCGTCTCCAAAAAACAACCCGACCTCGAGGAGAAGGTCCCCGTCACTCTCGAGGACGGCACCGAGGTCGAGATCGGCCACGGCTCCGTGCTCGTGAGCGCCATTACGAGTTGTACGAATACCTCGAACCCCTCCGTGATGGTCGCCGCGGGCCTGCTCGCACGCAACGCCGTCGAGGCCGGCCTCGACGTGCCCGAGTACGTCAAGACGAGCCTCGCACCCGGCAGCAAGGTCGTCACCGAGTACCTCGAGCAGGCCGACCTGCTAGACGACCTCGAGGAGCTGGGCTACCACGTCGTCGGCTACGGCTGTACCACCTGCATCGGCAACGCTGGCCCGCTCGCCGAACCCATCGAGGCCGCCATCGACGAGTACGACCTCTGGACGACCAGCGTCCTCTCCGGGAACCGCAACTTCGAGGCCCGTATTCACCCGAAGATCCGCGCGAACTACCTCGCCAGTCCGCCGCTCGTGGTTGCCTACGGGCTCGCCGGTAAGATGGACATCGACCTCGAGACCGAACCCATCGGCACGAACGCCGAGGGCGAGGAGATCTACCTCGAGGACGTCTGGCCGGACCCGGAGGAGATCCGACAGACGATCCACGACAGCGTCTCCCCCGAGATGTTCGAGTCGAAGTACGCGAGCATCTTCGAGGGCGACGAGCGCTGGGAAGCCCTCGAGGCCCCCACGGGCGACGTCTACGAGTGGGACAGCGACTCGACGTACATCCGCGAGCCGCCGTTCTTCAAGGACTTCCCGCTCGAGGAACCGGGCGTCGAGGACATCGAGGGTGCGCGTGGGCTCATGATGCTCGGCGACACCGTGACGACCGACCACATCAGCCCCGCGGGGCCGTTCAGCGAGGCCCTCCCCGCAGGCCGATGGCTGGCCGCCCAGGGCGTCGAACCCTACGAGTTCAACACTTACGGCTCCCGCCGCGGCAACCACGAAGTCATGATGCGCGGCACCTTCGCGAACGTCCGCATCCAGAACGAGATGCTCGACGGCAAGGAGGGCGGCTACACCATCCACCACCCCACCGGCGAAGAGGTGACCGTCTTCGAGGCCTCCGAGCGCTACCGCGAGGAGGACACTCCGCTCGTCGTGATGGCCGGGATCGAACTCGGCACCGGCTCGAGCCGCGACTGGGCCGCCAAAGGCACTGACCTCCTGGGCATCCGCGCAACCATCGGCGAGAGCTACGAGCGAATTTACCGCGACAACCTCATCGGCATGGGCGTCCTGCCGCTCCAGTTCGAGGAGGGCGAGGGCTGGAAGGAACTCGGCCTCGACGGCTCGGAGTACTTCGAGATCCGCGGGCTGGAGGACGGTCTCGAACCCAACCAGGAACTCACAGTGATCGCCGAAGCAGAAAACGGCGAGACGACTGAGTTCACCGTGACCGCGCAGGTCAGTACGCCCGCTGCAGTGAAGTACATCGAGAACGGCGGCGTGCTCCACCTCGTGCTGCGTCGTCTACTGACGGAGTAGATCCGCGGCTCGAGGCTCGAGAATGTGTCGCTCGGCAATGTAACCGTTTTCCGACCTGTTGGATTCTCTGAGAAGTGAGATGAAGTGTCTGCTGAATATAGTGCTCTGTAGGATCGCTAGACGACGCTGTGATTAGCCTAATATCATCGGAGAACAGTCAACACTTGGCTAGTATCTGGAATCCACCACAGTCTCTTGATTTTGCAGGAACCTGTTCATCCAGCCATTAGCATCCGGGAAATTTCACCCATATCATATCGCAACTAACCACATTCAATTGATCCAAAGCCGGCGCAGCCTAGTGATCCTACAGAGCAGAATATAGAGGATGGATGCAGCAGACACTCTGAGGAAAAGTACCGATTGGAGCGTCCAACATGGCTACGTTTCCTCCATTACGGTACGCTCAGAATGGGGTCAAGTCGATAGACCTCGGTGTCGTATCCGACGTACCAACCGTCATCGTCCTCTCGAGTTTCCCCGAGTATATCACGAATCTCCTGATACTGGTCGGGCGGGATGTAGTATTTCGTGATTCGATTCCTCCAGCTCGGGACGCCCTCGATCTCGTGGCTACAGCCGGCGATTGTGAGTACTTCGCCGAGATGCTCGTGCTCGTCATGTTCCTCTCCGACGGCGTCGATCACGACTGCGTCGTCGGGAACGGAGTCGACGGCGTAAATCTCGATCACTGCGGACCTGGGATCGGACTCGTCGCCGCGGTCGCCGAGGCGTAACGGGAGGGGACTCGCTCCGAGGGAGAGTCCGTAAACATCGCCCTGGTACGTTACGTACCATCTTGGTCCAAGATGTTTGGATTCGATCGATTCGTACTCGTTGAGCGATGCCTTGACGTCCGCGTACCTGTCTCCGTTTCCG from Natronosalvus rutilus includes:
- a CDS encoding dihydrofolate reductase, which gives rise to MTGSSPDSDSALETDLELVGIVAVAENGIIGREGEMPWHVPEDLEHFKRRTTGHPVIMGRVTYEGILEGLGEPLPGRTSIVLTSRDLETPENVVVAHDLEAAFEAAERAAEDRHDGTDRAFVAGGATVYEQFLPAINRLVVTEIRDRPQGDTAFPEWDREAWTEVDRDDRDGFSFLEYVRTA
- a CDS encoding rhomboid family intramembrane serine protease — its product is MATCDVCGKNESMPYNCRHCGGTYCSEHRLPENHNCTGLQNWNDPQGVFDSGFDDSVDSSGKTASSLSDKLPFNTGPGGPLGYFRGNMTYTFLALMWITFLAQFVTRFILAPFGSPGMTFESVLTYRSIFVLTPANPEYVWTWITSIFAHGGFMHIVFNSIVIFFFGPLVERYVGSRNFAWLFLVSGAVAGLSQISIQLLSGGVTPTTPGVLGASGAGLAIMGVLSILNPNLKVYLYFILPVPIWVIAVGYALLSVFFIGAGAAGAGGTAHAAHLVGLLIGLAYGWYVKQNRNIKTANQFQLGGGGPGGPGGPGGPGRRRF
- a CDS encoding acyltransferase; amino-acid sequence: MTDDPSRREHDQKRRHDRVHRHPTPGPTNSLGHWTSARHPLRVAINYVVVWLIRTSPSLKLKRWLMRRLGVTVGEGVSWGLEATPDVFWPDLITLEDHAIVGYDATILCHEFLQHEYRTGEVVVGERAMIGAGAIILPGVEIGAGASVAANSLVTRDVPPGEIVAGVPATTMSDSDSGSDSGSTSSERSDAEDTIDGGEGVVVDRDSELDATTDETDGETETTRERDDPPHSVE
- the purD gene encoding phosphoribosylamine--glycine ligase, encoding MREHVLLIGGGGREHAIARALADSEADLYACAGNRNPGIADLASGFETLETTDPDAVVEYAQSVDATIAVVGPEAPLQAGVADALENAGVYAFGPNQDEARIETDKAFQRRFMQENDITGCPDFETFDDGEAACDYIDSYDGDLVVKPAGLTGGKGVKVIGDQVTAEEGKDYIRESDYDRLVLEERLVGEEFTVQAFVANGDVRTAPAVQDHKRAYEGDEGPNTGGMGSYSDATRELPFMTAADYEDAVDIIEETVDALEGYKGILYGQFMLTAEGPKVVEFNARFGDPEAMNTLPVLETDFLEVLTAARNRDPLPDLEFAEQATICKYAVPAGYPTDPEAGAKVQVDEESVARAARGSDDSSGSSGDERRESAGDALLYYASVDEREDGIYTTTSRSFAVVGLAATIAEAEEIAEDALSDAGEEGLHVRHDIGKADLVQRRIDHMDELRGK
- the thyA gene encoding thymidylate synthase — protein: MQQYLDLVGSVLSEGAYKPNRTGVDTISSFSQHYEIDLQRGYPLLTTKQMDGYRWNSMIHEMCWYLSGEEHIRDLREETKIWDAWADDEGQLDTAYGRFWRRFPIPDDESRLEGESWADAAPDDADSGEPAGSQWVTQEADGRQTFDQLQYVIDQLSDNPNSRRLVVNAWHPANAAVSTLPPCHYSFVFNVQGDRLNCHLTQRSGDVALGIPFNIAAYALLTKLVAQQTGLEAGTFGHTIVDAHVYCGTGDRGRWYANNLEALQDHLAEVDPREDRAAYADVREWLLKEAPDEAEGEERYDHVPNLLRQCTREPLERPQLKLADVTIDDLSADDIELVDYESHDGLRFAVAE
- a CDS encoding DUF5788 family protein, translating into MQDYERKQLLERVNRDGATIGADIPDEITIQDESIDLRQFVFEIKRRETVPAGERERVEQAKRNLRRERLERLELIEEGDISREEGEELVRSIIGIDRALNALENLGPTDLEREQRAQNTADKKRWMSFLKKALGRETDAGTRRGR
- a CDS encoding endonuclease V translates to MTRIHRPDLVPDAALSRADMEAMQHEIAREAVFEDDFAFDLETLTNPLAATSASTSSGSGGGSSNGSGSSRHTGSTTQPVVAGVDQSFLLDSEPERALSAIVVTQGDEVLERVFAVTPLEIPYVPGLLSFREGGPILEAVENLTTDPDMFLFDGSGRIHFREAGIATHMGVVLDAPSVGVAKSLLCGEATGDLENLAAGTRVPIEANARVETDPGTLLGYAVQTKQYDSPNRYVNPLYVSPGHRVGPETAADLALALSTGYKLPEPVRLADSYADEAKGELD
- the acnA gene encoding aconitate hydratase AcnA is translated as MTNDSTADPFGAIRELERDGETYKFADLTVLEEEGLCDLSSLPVSIRVLLESVLRNVDGEMVTEDDVRNAASWQPDVPDAEVPFSPSRVVLQDLTGVPAVVDLAALRSAADRAGEDPTIVEPDVPCDLVIDHSVQVDYFGSEDAYEQNVELEYERNEERYRAIKWAEQAFDDFNVVPPGTGIVHQVNLEYLGQVVHDREVDGEQWLLPDTLVGTDSHTPMIGGIGVVGWGVGGIEAEAALLGQPITMTLPDVVGVRLSGELPEGATATDLVLHITEKLRQVGVVDKFVEFFGPGVSQLSVADRATISNMAPEQGSTISMFPVDEKTLDYLELTGRDDEHIALVKEYLEAQGLFGDQDPEFTEVVEFDLGEVEPSLAGHKKPHARIPMGDLDEHFPTLLEEEGVIDSGAAESDGGLVSKKQPDLEEKVPVTLEDGTEVEIGHGSVLVSAITSCTNTSNPSVMVAAGLLARNAVEAGLDVPEYVKTSLAPGSKVVTEYLEQADLLDDLEELGYHVVGYGCTTCIGNAGPLAEPIEAAIDEYDLWTTSVLSGNRNFEARIHPKIRANYLASPPLVVAYGLAGKMDIDLETEPIGTNAEGEEIYLEDVWPDPEEIRQTIHDSVSPEMFESKYASIFEGDERWEALEAPTGDVYEWDSDSTYIREPPFFKDFPLEEPGVEDIEGARGLMMLGDTVTTDHISPAGPFSEALPAGRWLAAQGVEPYEFNTYGSRRGNHEVMMRGTFANVRIQNEMLDGKEGGYTIHHPTGEEVTVFEASERYREEDTPLVVMAGIELGTGSSRDWAAKGTDLLGIRATIGESYERIYRDNLIGMGVLPLQFEEGEGWKELGLDGSEYFEIRGLEDGLEPNQELTVIAEAENGETTEFTVTAQVSTPAAVKYIENGGVLHLVLRRLLTE
- a CDS encoding PRC-barrel domain containing protein, with the translated sequence MSARFTDDDEGKPVVNENGDRIGIVESVHGDTAHVNPDPGMTDTIKSKLGWGDASEDTYELDASNVDHVGDDEIQLGQL